In Rosa chinensis cultivar Old Blush chromosome 1, RchiOBHm-V2, whole genome shotgun sequence, a genomic segment contains:
- the LOC112168196 gene encoding receptor-like protein EIX2: MSKLVFLDLSRNYFSGNIPRDWTGSLDLKIIDFSNNKLSGEIPSSMCSQLPSLKWLRLSNSNLSGNLESSLQTCRNLSALDLTGNNFSGTIPDCIGDNLHTLSYLLLGANKFTGNIPHQLCDLSSLQVLDLSQNNISSSIPACLGGLKQMTTGDGGLLGNSWVMNLRISLSLYGPMHIDLNVKGVEYEYIDNILGLIKKFDLSSNNLWGEIPEEVKNLMALGSLNLSHNHLTGKIPEGIGSLHELEALDLSSNHLWGLIPSSMTSMTSLSKLNLSFNNFSGPIPSANQFPTFDPTSFEGNSGLCGPPLPTQCSSASHNDLAPKVEEDEEDKYGKLWFYASTALGFIVGFWVIFGSLVIKRSWRHAYFQFLDNMKQALLLLLEVTRLSRSLRAWKMVD, from the coding sequence ATGTCAAAGTTGGTGTTTCTTGATCTCTCAAGGAATTATTTCTCTGGAAATATTCCTAGGGATTGGACGGGTTCGCTAGATTTGAAGATCATAGACTTTTCAAATAACAAGCTATCTGGTGAAATCCCAAGCTCCATGTGCTCCCAACTACCATCACTCAAATGGTTGAGATTAAGCAACAGCAATCTTTCTGGGAATCTTGAGTCGTCTTTGCAAACTTGCAGAAATCTCTCTGCACTTGATCTGACAGGAAACAATTTTTCCGGCACCATACCAGATTGTATTGGAGACAACCTTCATACATTGTCTTATTTACTTCTAGGAGCCAACAAGTTCACCGGAAATATTCCTCATCAATTATGCGATCTCTCCTCTCTTCAGGTTTTAGACCTTTCCCAAAATAATATATCTAGCTCCATTCCTGCATGTCTTGGTGGTTTGAAACAAATGACAACAGGAGATGGCGGCTTGCTTGGAAACAGCTGGGTTATGAACTTGAGGATCTCTTTGAGTCTTTACGGTCCTATGCATATTGACTTAAATGTGAAAGGAGTAGAATATGAATATATTGATAATATTCTAGGACTCATTAAAAAGTTTGACCTGTCAAGTAATAATCTATGGGGAGAAATACCAGAAGAGGTGAAAAATCTCATGGCTTTGGGTAGCTTGAACTTATCCCATAACCATTTGACAGGAAAGATACCAGAGGGTATCGGAAGCTTACATGAGCTAGAAGCACTTGACCTCTCTAGTAACCATCTTTGGGGTTTAATTCCTTCAAGCATGACCTCTATGACTTCACTGAGCAAATTGAATTTGTCATTCAACAACTTCTCTGGGCCAATCCCATCAGCCAACCAGTTCCCCACCTTCGATCCAACCTCATTTGAAGGAAACTCCGGACTTTGTGGACCTCCATTGCCAACCCAATGCAGCTCAGCGTCCCATAATGATCTAGCTCCGAAAgttgaggaagatgaagaagataagTATGGAAAATTATGGTTCTATGCAAGCACAGCATTGGGGTTCATTGTAGGATTTTGGGTTATTTTTGGAAGTTTGGTGATAAAGAGGTCATGGAGACATGCTTACTTCCAGTTTCTTGACAATATGAAACAAGCTTTGCTTCTGCTTTTGGAAGTGACTCGTTTATCGAGGAGTTTAAGGGCTTGGAAAATGGTTGATTGA